The genomic window TAAGTCATTGCGGCCAGGGGGAACTCAAAGTCAGCGCCGCAACACGACGAAGTTGCGAGTCATCCGGCAGCAAGGGAGAGGCCGAGCTTCGCGCAGAAGCTCGGCCTTGCCGATCAGGCCCCGCGGGCGCCCGGCTCACGGGCAACGTTCCGCCCAACCGGGACCTTGGCCAGCTCCTCTTCGTCGACCCGTTGGAGGTCGCCATTGGCCGGTCCGTTGAGCACCTTGCCCTTGGCGTCGAAACGCGATCCATGTGCGGGGCAGTCCCAGGTCTGCTCCTCGGAGTTCCAGGTCAGGATGGCGCCGAGATGGACGCACACGGCCGAGCGGCAGTGCACCGTGCCGTCGGTGTCGCGATAGACGGCGATCTTCTTGAGGCCGCTGCGAACCACCGCCCCGGCGCCGCGCGGAACGTCGTCGATGTCGTCCACGTCGCCCGGAGTCACCCAGCTCGCGTACTGAGCGGCCATGTTGAGGTTCTCCTTGGTGTAGGAGAGCGCCGCGCGCAGCGACTTGCGGCTTGGCTCGTAGACCTTGGCCCACGAATTCTCGCGACCGAGGATGAGATCGCGCAGCAGGATTCCGGCGATCACGCCGTGCGTCATGCCGTTCCCGGAGTCCCCCGTGGCCACCCAGATCTTCTCGTCACCGGGGTTCTTCCCGATGTAGGCCACGGTGTCGACCGGTTCCATGACCTGCCCGGACCAGCGATGCTGGACGTCCCCCATGTCGGGAAAGCGCTCCCGTGCCCACCCTTCGAGCCGCGCATAGCGGTCCTCGGCGTCGTCTTCCTGCCCGGTCTTGTGATCCTCACCGCCCACGATGAGGATCTCGCTCCCGTCATCCTGGGAAACGACGCGCGCATAGTGATAGGGATGCTCCGTGTCCCAGAAGAGTCCAGGTTTCACCGATCCCGGCTGCACGGCGGCGCCGATGACGAAGGTTCGGTAGGCGTACTGCTTGGTGTGCAGCGTGAGCATGTCGTTGATCGGCGTGTTGGTGGCGACCACCACATGCCCGGTGGTGACGGTGACACCGTCTTCGGTCTCGACCTTCACGGGTTCGCCGTCCTTCCCTTCCTCGATCTTGCTGACGTGCGTGTCGGTGAAGATCGCTCCCCCCCGCCGCTCGATCGCCATCGCCAAGCCGTTCAGATAGCGCAGCGGATGGAACTGCGCCTGGCGCGGGAAGCGCAGGCAGCGTCCCGTGTCGAACGACGGGAAAGGCGCTCGCTCGACCCACGACACCTCGCTGAGGCCGATCCGGTGACAGACCTCGATCTCGCGCTCGAGCACGTCCTGAGGATCACCCGGCGGCACGAACAAGTAACCGTCGAGACGCTGGAGCTGGCATTCGATCCCTTCCTCCTGGACGATGCGTTCCACCTCTTCGATCGCCGCGCTGTGGCTTTCCGCGACCAGCCGCGCGCCACCTTCGCCATGGAGGCGCTCGACCAGCGCGTAGCGATCGTCGAACGCGTTCGAGACGTGAGCCGTGGTTCGCGACGTCTCGCCGCTGCCGATCCGGCCGTCTTCGAGGACGACCACCGTGCGGCCCTCCCGCGCCAGCTGGTGGGCGACCGAAAGGCCCGCGATCCCCGCGCCGACGACGCAGACGTCCGCGTGGCGGTCACGGTCGAGCTTGCGCCGCGATGCCAGCCGCTCGTCTTCCATCCACACCGAAACCGAGTGCCCTGATCCCGTGTCCATGGTCTCCTCCTCGCTCACCAGGGGTGCGCGTTCATCCTTTGGTTTGAGTGGACCGCCAGGCACGCCAGCGACGGTGGAGACGTCGTTCGAGAGTCCGGGGCCGTTCCCTGAAGACGATGGCGCCGAGCGTCATCGCCCGCTTCTGGAGCACGCTCCGCCGGCGTTCGATACGCTCGAGCGTCGCGTGACGGGTGGCGGCGTCGGCCGAGCGCGACGCCGACTGACGGAGCACGACGAGGTCGTGGTCCTCTCCCAGCTGATCCGAGAGACGATGCGCTCGGCGTGCCATCTGGCGCAGCTCCTGCGGCCATATCGGCTCGAGCATCTGCACGATGTGCCACCAGTACTTGGTCTGCTTCCTCCACTCGTGGAGACGCGAAGGCGACGGGTCGAGCCGCGCGGCCAGGAACGCCTTGCGGCCCGCTCGGTAGGTCCGACGCACCCCGGGGCCCAAGGCGGACCATCCGTGCCGGCGGGTGCGGACACGGCCGACGCGCTTGTGCGCCGACCTCAGGTCGGCGAGCACCGCGGCGATGCGCCTCGGGCTCTGGACCTTTCGCCTGGCTTCCTGGCGTTGGGTGACGAGCGCATTGCGAAAGCGCCGGGCATCCACCGCGCCGTCCAGCTCGAGGGCGTCCAGTGTCTCCACCAGCACCTTTGCGTCGCGTGCCTCGCTCAGCGGGCGCGCCGCGTCGCGCAGCGCCCGGTTCTCACGCCGGTAGGCACGGGTCCCGAGTGCTTCGCGCATGAGACGGAGCCCGGCACGCGCCCGCTTGAGCCGCTTGCGCGCCTCGTGCACCGGTTCGTCGGACAGCGGCTGACGGCCGTCGAGCGAGGCCCGCGCCTTTTCGACCTCGCGCTCCACCACCCGCTCCACGCCCTTGATGCCCGGAGTCTTCGGTCGCAGCCGCGCAGCCATGGCTATCCACCCACCTCGGCGCACGGGCACGCGCGCCTATTCATGAGCGAGCGCCTCACGCAGGACGCGCACTCGAGGCATGAGGAACCACAGCACGACGAACACCGCGAGCAACCCCGTAGCGAGCATGGGCACCAGGGCTCCTCCGCCGAGGATCAGCCGCGCCACCAGGTAGAAATCGAGGCAGATCCCGAGCGCGAGCGGGCCCATGCTCCACAGCAGCAGGCGCGTCGAGGTGGCGATGAAGGCTCTCGTCATCGAGCCCGCGCACATCTGCCGGTGGGCTGCGGCGGGGGTCATGATGATGGCCACCGCCAACGCCACCAGCGCGATGGCGATCAAGTGAAGCCTTTGCTCCCCGGGCGACAGCCGTTCCGCGAAGCTCGAG from Candidatus Eisenbacteria bacterium includes these protein-coding regions:
- a CDS encoding FAD-dependent oxidoreductase, with the translated sequence MDTGSGHSVSVWMEDERLASRRKLDRDRHADVCVVGAGIAGLSVAHQLAREGRTVVVLEDGRIGSGETSRTTAHVSNAFDDRYALVERLHGEGGARLVAESHSAAIEEVERIVQEEGIECQLQRLDGYLFVPPGDPQDVLEREIEVCHRIGLSEVSWVERAPFPSFDTGRCLRFPRQAQFHPLRYLNGLAMAIERRGGAIFTDTHVSKIEEGKDGEPVKVETEDGVTVTTGHVVVATNTPINDMLTLHTKQYAYRTFVIGAAVQPGSVKPGLFWDTEHPYHYARVVSQDDGSEILIVGGEDHKTGQEDDAEDRYARLEGWARERFPDMGDVQHRWSGQVMEPVDTVAYIGKNPGDEKIWVATGDSGNGMTHGVIAGILLRDLILGRENSWAKVYEPSRKSLRAALSYTKENLNMAAQYASWVTPGDVDDIDDVPRGAGAVVRSGLKKIAVYRDTDGTVHCRSAVCVHLGAILTWNSEEQTWDCPAHGSRFDAKGKVLNGPANGDLQRVDEEELAKVPVGRNVAREPGARGA
- a CDS encoding CHAD domain-containing protein; translated protein: MAARLRPKTPGIKGVERVVEREVEKARASLDGRQPLSDEPVHEARKRLKRARAGLRLMREALGTRAYRRENRALRDAARPLSEARDAKVLVETLDALELDGAVDARRFRNALVTQRQEARRKVQSPRRIAAVLADLRSAHKRVGRVRTRRHGWSALGPGVRRTYRAGRKAFLAARLDPSPSRLHEWRKQTKYWWHIVQMLEPIWPQELRQMARRAHRLSDQLGEDHDLVVLRQSASRSADAATRHATLERIERRRSVLQKRAMTLGAIVFRERPRTLERRLHRRWRAWRSTQTKG
- a CDS encoding DUF6328 family protein produces the protein MKARLERGPEEESLSLKDSAEFLLEECRMVLPGIQALFGFQLIAVFNSSFAERLSPGEQRLHLIAIALVALAVAIIMTPAAAHRQMCAGSMTRAFIATSTRLLLWSMGPLALGICLDFYLVARLILGGGALVPMLATGLLAVFVVLWFLMPRVRVLREALAHE